The segment GGGCCAGGTCGCAGAGGACCTGGGCCGCCTCGGCGCGCGGGAGGACGCCGACGTGCAGCAGTTCGGCGGCGGGCCACCAGTGCCCGGCCGCCTGCCGGGTGGTGACCAGGACGACCCCGCGCGGGCTGGTCCGCAGCCAGCCGCCGTCCCGGAGGACGGCGGGGTCGTCGGCGTCGTCGAGGACCAGCAGCCAGGGCTGGTCGGAGCGTTCGAGGTGGTGCCAGACCAGGTCGGCGGCGGCGCGCAGGCCGTTGCGGGCGGCGGTCAGCGCGCCGTCCTCGGCGCCGCGGTCCGCGGCGACGGCCAGCATGCCGGCCCGCAACGAGGCCGGGTCGGAGGCGTTGACCCAGAGTCCGAGCCGTCCGTGCTCCCGGGTGGCGTGCTCGAAGACCGCGCACGCCACGGCGGTCTTCCCGCAGCCGCCCAGGCCGTGCAGGACGAGCACCTCGTTGCCGGTGTCGGCGGCGACGGCCGCCCGCAGGCGTTCGAGCAGTTCGCCCCGGTCGCGCAGGATGGCCGGGGCGCGGCCGACGGGCGGGTGCCGGACCGAGTCCGGGCCGGCCCAGGTCTCGGAGTGGTGGTGGTGGTGTTCGGTGACGTGCTGGTCGCCGGCGGCCTGGTAGACCCGTCCGTGCCCGGTGGCCCGGCCCTCGTTGGCGGCCGTCACGGCCGACCGATGTGCAGGTCACGGCCGGCCTGGTAGACCCGGGAGCTGCCCGCGGCCTCCGCGCGCTGGACCACCGCGGGGGCGGCGGCCGGGGTGTCGGGGGCGAGTTCGGCGAGCAGGGCGCGCAGGTCCGCGACGAGTTCGGGGTGGGCTTCGAGCAGGCGGCGGACCCGTCCCCGCCACTCCGCGGCGACCTCGGCCGCGGTCTGCTCGTCGCCGGCCGCCCCGGCCTCCAGGACGTCCCGGCGGGAGGCGTCCAGCTGGGCGGCGAGGCCGGCCTCGTGGTCGGGTCGGACGCGGCGCCACAGGGCGAGCACACCGGCGCGCACGCTGTTCCAGGTCTCGGTGGCCAGCAGGGTGGCGATGGTCGTGCCCGCCGTGCCTGCCAACAGGGTGATCTCCGCGTCCATCCGCTGCCCCTCCTCGATCCGTCCGGGCTACCACCTTAGGGCTGTTGCCGGGTCAACGTGCCGTGATCGGACGGGTGTTGGCCGGTTCGGGACCTGATCGGCGGGTCGGGGAAACGGGAGACGGCGCGGCCCCCGGAGCCCGGCCGCGGCGGGTTCCGGGGGCCTGGGCGGGGCGGTCAGTGGCCGTGTTCGGTGCGGCCGGCGCGGCGGGTGATCGTGTAGTGGTCGATCTGGGTGCCGTTCTCGGCGAGGGCGGCGACCTTCATGGTGGCGGTGGCGCCGCGGTGGGCGGGGGTGACGTCGACCTTGATGAAGGAGTAGCCGGTGTAGCGGACCCGGGACCAGGCGACGGTCTCGGGGACCTTCACGGCGCCCTTGTCGAAGTGGTAGGTGACGACCTGGTCCTGGTGGTTCTCGTGGCCCTCGTAGGTGTCGGGGGCGTCGAAGGAGTAGAGGCTGCGGCCGGCCGCGCCGGCGGTGACGTAGACGACGCCGTCCTTGGCCGGGTCGACGGTGGCGCCGCTGGGGACGGCCTTGTTGACCTTGTTGCCGAGGATCGCGTCGGTGCGCTCGTACACGTGGTTGTGGCCGTTGACGACCAGGTCGACCCGGTACTTCTCGAACAGCGGGACCCACGCCTCGCGGACGCCGCCCTCGGAGGCGTGCTGGTGGGTGGTGGAGAAGGCGCAGTGGTGGAAGAAGACGACGACGAAGTCGATCGACTCGTCCGCCCGCAGCTCGCGCAGCTTGCGCTCCAGCCACTGGGTCTGCTGCCCGTTGGTGTAGCCGAAGTTGACCGGGATCTCGTACGAGACGTCGTTGGCGTCCAGCGAGATGACGCCGACGTTGCCGTAGCTGAAGGCGTAGACGCCGGGGGCCTTGCGCGGGTCCGGGCCGTTGGTCGGGAGGGTGAAGCGGGCGTCGTCGCCGCCGTAGCCGTTGTGCGAGTACCAGGCTTCCATGTCGTGGTTGCCGTAGGAGACCATCCACGGGATCCCGGCGGAGACCGGCTCGGTCTGGGCGAGGAAGGCGTCCCAGGTCAGCGCGTTGTAGGCGGACTTGTCGGTGTCCAGGCCCTGGCCCATCGGGTCGGCGTAGCAGATGTCGCCGGCGTGCAGGTGGAAGACCGGGTGCTGGGCCAGGATGACGTTGTCGTTGCCGGCCGCGTGCGCGGAGACGCCCTGGTCGCCGAAGGCGGTGAAGGTGAACGGCTCGAACGGGCGGCCCCGGCGGCCGTTGCGGGACGGCGCGGTGGTGAAGGTCCTGAGGGTGGAGATCGCCTGGTGCGAGGCGGGGTCGAAGCCCTCGTGGCCGACGCCGTAGTAGTAGGTGGTGCCGGGCTGCAGGTGGTCGAGCTCGACGTGCAGGTAGTACTGGTCGACCGGGGTGCCGGTCGGGGTGAGGGCGGGGGTGTGCAGGGCGCGCACCTCGGCCTCGATCCGGTGGCTGAGCTCCCAGGGGTGGCGGCCGAAGCGCAGGAACGGCTTCTTCACGGCGGCCGGCACCTGCCAGGACACCCGCATCTGGGTGGCGGCGTCGGCGCCGAACTGCAGGTGGCGGCCGGTCGGGGCGACCAGCGAGCCGGTCACCCCGTCGGTCGGGCTGCCGGTCTTCACGGCCGGGTCGGCGAACGCGGTGCCGGAGCCCAGCGCCCCGCCGACGGCCAGCGCGCCGACGGTGACCGCGCTGGAGCGCAGCAGGGTGCGGCGGGACAGCTTGCTGCGCAGGTACTCGTGCTGCTCGGCCATGCTCATCCGGGCGGCGAGGGCGGCGGGCACGCCCATGTTGGGGATATCCATGCGCGGGAGACTGTCAGCGGCCGGTGGCCGCCGCCCTGATGGTCGGTGAACGACCGTCATCGCACCGGTCTGGCCGAGCACATGTTCCGACCATGGGATGGCAAAGCCGGTCGGCGACGGCCCGACGGGGCCCTGGGAGGGCCCTGGCTCAGAGCTGCTCGCCCGGAACCTCCAGGTACGCCGCGCGCAGCCGCGCCACCCCCGCCGCGTCGTACGGGCGCCCGTCGACCGCCGCCACCGGGCGCACCCCGACCGCCGCGTTGGTCGCGAACACCGCGTCGACACCCGCCAGTTCGGGCCCCACCCGCTCCTCCGTGCCGCCGCACACGCCGCGCAGCAGCGCCATCGCCGTCCCCGCCAGGTACGCCCCGCGCGGCCACAGCACCTCGCCCCCGCGCAGGAACCCGACGTTCCACGTCCCGCCCTCGGTCACCCCGCCGTCCCGGTCCACGAACAGCGCGTCGTCGAACCCGGCCTGCTGGGCCAGCCGGCGCTGGCGCAGCGCCCCGAACAGCGCGACGCTCTTCACCTCCGGCAGCTCCCGTTCGAAGCGCGCCGTCCGCACCCGGATCGGCCCCGGCGCACCGCGGCCCACCGGACGGGCCGTCACCAGCAGCCGCGGCTCGGTCGGCCCGCCGATGCTGCCCAGGTCGATCGCCGGGTCGAACACCGTCACCCGCACCGCCACCGTGCCCGCCGCGGGCACCGCCCGCCGAGCGAAGCCCCGCACCCGCTCCCGGTCCGGCCGCACGCCGAACAGTGCCGCGCAGTCCCGCTCCAGGCGCTCCAGGTGCAGGTCGAGACCGCGCACCCGGCCGTCCTCCACCAGCATGGTGGTGAAGTGCCCGTAGTTCGTCAGCGCCAGCACCTGCAACTGCGCCGCCGACACCGGCCGCCCGTCCAGCTCCGCCACCGCGTCTCCTCCGCTCACGCCCCCATCTTCGCGCACCCCGGGCGGCGGTCCGGAAATCGGGTGCCGCCGACGGCCGGTCCGGTTAGGTTCGCGGGATGACGAAGATCGAGAGCCAGCGCCGTCCCGTCCCGTTCGCCGACGGGGGCGAGCTCGACACCGCGCTCGCCTTCCTGGGCTTCGCCCGGGAGTCCGTGCTGAAGAAGGCCGAGGGGCTGGGCGAGGGGGAGCTGCGCCGGGTCCTGGTGCCGACCGGGACGAACCTGCTGGGCCTGGTGCGGCACCTGACGGCGGCCGAGCGGTACTGGTTCGGCCACCACGTGGCGGGCCGGGAGGAGTTCCGCGAGGTCGACTTCGGCATGGCGGTGCCCGAGGAGCTGACCGCCCGGCAGGTGCTGGCCGACTACCGGGCGGCCTGCGCGGACAGCGACGCGATCGTCCGCGCCGCCGCCGGGCCGGACGCCCCGACCGCCACGCCGGTGGGCCCGGAGCCGCGTTCGCTGCGCTGGGTGCTGGCCCACATGACGAGCGAGACCGCGCGGCACGCGGGCCACGCCGACATCCTGCGCGAGCAGCTCGACGGCGCCACCGGCCGCTGACGGCTGCCCGCCGACCGACCACCGCCCGCTGACGGCTGCCCGCCGACCGACCACCGCCCGCCGCCGACCGACCGACCGCCCACCGCCCACCGCCCGCCGGAGGCCGGAGGCTACGCGGTGGCGGCCGCCGCCGCCCGCCCGGCCGTCCGGCCGGAGAACAGGCAGCCGCCGAGGAAGGTGCCCTCCAGCGAGCGGTAGCCGTGGACGCCGCCGCCGCCGAAGCCGGCCGCCTCGCCGGCCGCGTAGAGGCCGTCCAGGACACTGCCGTCGGCGCGCAGGACGCGGGAGTCGAGGTCGGTCTGCAGGCCGCCGAGCGACTTGCGGGTGAGGATGTTGAGCCGGACGGCGATCAGCGGGCCGGCCTTGGGGTCGAGCAGCCGGTGCGGGGCGGCGGTGCGGATCAGCTTGTCGCCGAGGTAGCGCCGGGCCCCGTGGACGGCGGTGACCTGGAGGTCCTTGCTGAACGGGTTGGCGATCTCGCGGTCCCGGGCCTCGATCTCGCGGCGCAGTTCGGCGCCGTCGATGGCGGGGGCGTCGCCCTGCCGCTCGTTCATGCCGCGGACCAGTTCCTCCAGCGTGTCGGCGACCACGAAGTCGGGCCCGTGCCGCTTGAACGCCTCGACCGGGCCGGTGGCGCCGGGCAGGGCGCGGCCGAGCACCTGGCGGATCGAGCGGCCGGTGAGGTCGGGGTTCTGCTCGGAGCCGGAGAGCGCGAACTCCTTCTCGATGATCTTCTGGGTGAGCACGAACCAGGTGTGCTGGTGGCCGGTGCGCATGATGTGTTCGAGGGTGCCGAGGGTGTCGAAGCCGGGGAACAGCGGGACGGGCAGCCGCCTGCCGGTGGCGTCGAGCCAGAGCGAGGACGGGCCGGGCAGGATCCGGATGCCGTGCCGGGCCCAGATCGGGTTCCAGTTCTCGATGCCCTCGGTGTAGTGCCACATCCGGTCGCCGTTGACCAGGTGGCCGCCGGCCGCGCCCGCGACGTCCAGCAGCAGGCCGTCGACGTGCGCGGGGACGCCGGAGAGCAGCTTGGCGGGCGGGGTGCCGAGCCGTTCGGGCCAGGCGGCGCGGACCTTGTCGTGGTTGCCGCCGATGCCGCCGGAG is part of the Kitasatospora setae KM-6054 genome and harbors:
- a CDS encoding FAD-binding dehydrogenase — its product is MAYDADVIVIGAGLAGLAATAELADAGRKVLLLDQEPAGSLGGQAHWSFGGLFLVDSPEQRRLRIKDSRELAWQDWLGTAGFDRDEDAWARRWAEAYVDFAAGEKRAWLHGQGVRLFPVVGWAERGGLLASGPGNSVPRFHITWGTGPGLVEPFARRVREAVKAGRVELRFRHRVTGLAASAGSLDTVSGELLAPSAVPRGEASSREAVGHFELRAQAVIVASGGIGGNHDKVRAAWPERLGTPPAKLLSGVPAHVDGLLLDVAGAAGGHLVNGDRMWHYTEGIENWNPIWARHGIRILPGPSSLWLDATGRRLPVPLFPGFDTLGTLEHIMRTGHQHTWFVLTQKIIEKEFALSGSEQNPDLTGRSIRQVLGRALPGATGPVEAFKRHGPDFVVADTLEELVRGMNERQGDAPAIDGAELRREIEARDREIANPFSKDLQVTAVHGARRYLGDKLIRTAAPHRLLDPKAGPLIAVRLNILTRKSLGGLQTDLDSRVLRADGSVLDGLYAAGEAAGFGGGGVHGYRSLEGTFLGGCLFSGRTAGRAAAAATA
- a CDS encoding purple acid phosphatase family protein, translated to MDIPNMGVPAALAARMSMAEQHEYLRSKLSRRTLLRSSAVTVGALAVGGALGSGTAFADPAVKTGSPTDGVTGSLVAPTGRHLQFGADAATQMRVSWQVPAAVKKPFLRFGRHPWELSHRIEAEVRALHTPALTPTGTPVDQYYLHVELDHLQPGTTYYYGVGHEGFDPASHQAISTLRTFTTAPSRNGRRGRPFEPFTFTAFGDQGVSAHAAGNDNVILAQHPVFHLHAGDICYADPMGQGLDTDKSAYNALTWDAFLAQTEPVSAGIPWMVSYGNHDMEAWYSHNGYGGDDARFTLPTNGPDPRKAPGVYAFSYGNVGVISLDANDVSYEIPVNFGYTNGQQTQWLERKLRELRADESIDFVVVFFHHCAFSTTHQHASEGGVREAWVPLFEKYRVDLVVNGHNHVYERTDAILGNKVNKAVPSGATVDPAKDGVVYVTAGAAGRSLYSFDAPDTYEGHENHQDQVVTYHFDKGAVKVPETVAWSRVRYTGYSFIKVDVTPAHRGATATMKVAALAENGTQIDHYTITRRAGRTEHGH
- a CDS encoding DinB family protein produces the protein MTKIESQRRPVPFADGGELDTALAFLGFARESVLKKAEGLGEGELRRVLVPTGTNLLGLVRHLTAAERYWFGHHVAGREEFREVDFGMAVPEELTARQVLADYRAACADSDAIVRAAAGPDAPTATPVGPEPRSLRWVLAHMTSETARHAGHADILREQLDGATGR
- a CDS encoding aminotransferase class IV — translated: MAELDGRPVSAAQLQVLALTNYGHFTTMLVEDGRVRGLDLHLERLERDCAALFGVRPDRERVRGFARRAVPAAGTVAVRVTVFDPAIDLGSIGGPTEPRLLVTARPVGRGAPGPIRVRTARFERELPEVKSVALFGALRQRRLAQQAGFDDALFVDRDGGVTEGGTWNVGFLRGGEVLWPRGAYLAGTAMALLRGVCGGTEERVGPELAGVDAVFATNAAVGVRPVAAVDGRPYDAAGVARLRAAYLEVPGEQL